Within the Tachysurus fulvidraco isolate hzauxx_2018 chromosome 3, HZAU_PFXX_2.0, whole genome shotgun sequence genome, the region GTGAGGTGTGAAGTGGAGTGCTACAGTACACCAagacaccaaaaacaaacaatggtGTTGCTTCAGTCTTTGATCCAAATTGGCTCCTAAGTTGTCTGCCTGGTTTTACACGTTCCtctgtacactatacagtacttaATTTATAGACTAGATTTAGAGTTGTGGCTGATTCTTCTGTCACTTTCATTTTATGAAATACCTAAAGTGTCACATTTCACCATAAATCTCGGATGTTTAACTTTGTTTACAGCGTAAATTACACTAGCATTTTACAATGGTGTTAAAATGATTGACCTTTTAGTGTTTTGTAATTACTTGTATATTCCATTAAAAATGCTTAttgattttttgattttgttACTACAGTTACAACCTTTCTTTCAAATTGGAATGAAATCCCTTGTGTTAAAAATCATTTGTTCAGCTGGTAAAATGGTACCACCTTTATTTAGGTGTGACGTATGTACCTTTTGACATTTCCTTGAAATAGTATGACTCATttggtctttgtttttgtctatCAGCTGAGTGTACATGGGAAGTTCCCAACAGTAAGTTCCTTATGATTTATATAACAATCAATGTTAGAAGAATGTTTgtattaacattttacaatggtgttaaaatactgtatttttggTGTTTTCCAATTACTTTAAAAGTACATTTGAAAACATTCAATTAAAACTTTTACAGTCTGAGCTACAGAGAGCCTGCCTTCATAAACTGGTGTTAGATTCCTATCATCCTCATTTAATTTCCTGATTTCTTTAGATTTTGGTAAGTAAATCACTAACTTGTGAATATTTCTAACATTGTAATTTGCTCTCAAGTTTTTGCTGATatcaattacaatttttttttgttttttttatgcttagAACTGTTAACTAATTGTATGGTTCCTGTTGATGACATTTGTTCCTTCGTGGTTTTGtaatgttttgggttttttccaTGTTCTCTTTGTTGAActgatttgtgtctgtgtctttaaaTAACCGGAGCTCGACAGACAGTTGTTAttagagagagcgcgagagtgcgAGATGCGGAAGTGCAGTATTATACTGATCCACGTTGTgcttaatgtttgtttgtttttgtttttttaataaaacgaACCATTTATCTTCATATTTCTTATTTGTAACACAAGCTCATGTTTAGAGTTAAGAAATACATTGCAGATATaaggatatatatatgtacagtaggaTTAAAACAATCAATACACAAGCAAGGCAGACTATTCATTTTGTTAATATTGTCATAATAACTTTAATTAAATGACTTAATTAATGATAGTTAGTAAACCTTTAAAGAGTTTTTCAGCGGCAACCACAGAGCAGGGTGTGTACagggtcggtctgtctgtctgtctgtctgtctgtctatctatctatctatctatctatctatctatctatctatctatctatctatctatctattataattttgaatgttttaattttagACAATAGATTTCTTCATtcaattaactgctaccgagtaaacaaaattttatttctgcaagcaaacaaaaatatttttgaacagtttgaactaaccttaagaaaaaagacgctgggttgaaggttactttcaaacaaaatgttcaatgtctaattgagtcctctttgtattcatgaccagggctctttgaagttttgaagacaggaaagcgtgacatctccaaccccaaTTTTcattgttgcgttaaatctttcccagatagtgctattttctgattggctattgtgtagcctctttttttgattggctgataagtgtcaggctcgactaataacttcaggggagacgcgcttgattcctgcccggttccatagaaaCAGCAACATATTATTGCAATAACAGATATCAGAAATGACGTTTTTACTATTGTGaaatgtaattcctgatatcaaaaatatggttactaCTAGAAATAACACTcgttatatttacattttaagtattgaaaactgaattcttgatatcaaaaatccatatcatgtgaatgtataaaagctaaaatggcttGCTATACCGTATCACTGTGTTCTATAGTATGCATGAGAGCAATACTTGATCCCATTCCAattccattccattccattggtttccatattgcattaacgttgttgtAACCTGATTGAGAGACattaaacattgtcatttaggagtgctaTCATACcactttttgtactggtccccacacagatgcTGCTGCTGGAAAGCGCGGTTATCGAGCTGCTTTCACCgttgccaaaaaaaaattaaaaagaaaagacactGTTGCCCTTGGGCATTTATTCACATGAATGTTcacgcaataaattgttgtgtgacagacagacaggccaagagatgcactggcagcactgcacagctaatttagctagtcagatagagactagagacagaatcacatcaacttaactttactgttatttgctcttgctgacatcaaacttgaaagtttacctgattgctgttctcgcatttcactctcattttgttttttgtttttcacttttcatggccagatggataactccacttcatattgtcatctacacagcagGGGTgattctagggtcagagctttaggggtgctgagctcctttttaggggtgctgaagcTATGGATATGATCAAAAGGATCATTGCGTAGCTAAGGATACTTGTGTAGTgtgcgtatagggccgatcggttCTGATTACAGTTGGCAAAAAATGTTCTGATTAAGTTTTGCACAATATTTCCACTATGTACAATAGTATGTATAGTATTTCATAAGTGCTTAAATATgtacttctttatttcttacatgTGTACCACCAGGTGACTGCTGAGCCAAAAGTACATTTCCAACAAGGTAATCTGTCTAATATGTCTGtataatatagttttttttttagaattgagGATAATTTAAACATACAACACAGAccagaaatatataatatataattgttttattttctgtatttttttttacttttacaaaaGACATTGCAAGCAGAAATCTGTAtagtgttgtatttattttgagtTTCATATCTAAGATTGCTCCGCAAtgacagaaatatatttttttaaaaacagagagagagcgagagagagattgtgtttaataataattgtatgtctatttttatttacagaaggtcattaataatgacacaatcaagtctccattttgtctcctGGAACACAAATGGTATTAAAGATACCACTAGGTCACCACAAAAGTTCTCAAAATTGTTGGACAGCCTTAGCAACCTTCATGCTGATGTTGCCTTTATACAAGAGACACATGTTGGGACAAACAATTACCAAATCTTGGAAGATGTTCCAGGCTGGAGTTCCTACTTCACTGTGCACAGCTCTCGCAGCAAAGGAGTCGCTATACTGATAAAAGACAGTGTACCGTTTGAGTACATATGTCATGATGAGGATTATAGTGGAGGTTACATTGTGCTCTTCTGTAAACTATATGGGGAACTATACACACTGGTTAATGTGTACAATCATAAAGCAGACAGAAATGTCTTGGGTAGACTGAAAGAGTATTTGATGGAAACAGCTGAAGGTGTGCTAGTGGTTGGAGGTGATTTCAACACAGTATTACATCCCAGCTTTGATCGGAGATCAAATTCTGAAGCAACGTGTCCACCAAGGTGTTCAGCTTCATTAGAAGATTTTACAGTTTCTCTTAAACTCAGAGACATCTGGTCATACAATCACCCTACTGATGAGGTCTTTACACGACATCAGAATGATAGTTACTCCAGGATAGATATGTTTTTCCTTCCAGATCACAAAATGGGACGAGTGGCTAATATTAATGTAGCACACAATGAAGCTGAAGTACAGGGTCTTTCTGATCATCATCCTCTTATACTAGAACTTACAGTTCAGCGCAGACCTAAAACAAAACTTCCAAAAGTTGCCTCAGCATTGCCTGAGCCTTTTACATACATACCTGACAGAAGACCAGGGAAGATTAGTGGGGCAGAAATACTGAGTGCCATTAAGTCTTTGACTGACGTAGGAGAGCACTCACTTGATAATGATGTGAAATACTATAAAAAGCAACAATGTCAACTGTCTGAAACCTTAAAAACAGAATACAATACACtgataaaaaacaaagatgtaGTAAACATCTGCCTGTTTAATGTTAAGCATTTGATATTCTCACAGATTTTAGCAAAGCGTCTCAGTGAGTCCATTTCCCCTTCTTTCAAAAGAAAGATAGAGACAAATCTTGGTCCATTTATCACTGTGACATTTGAGACAGGCCCACAGAAAATCAAGTGGTCTTTCCTTGCGACAAAACTTAAGATGCTACATCTTGAGATGACGAAGCTAAAACACATCTCTTCTGTCTTCACACTGGAGTTAGACATGCTGGATTACTTGCTCTCTAAAGAACAAGACTCTTCTGAACTCAGACTGTTGAAGCCTGGGTGTCCACTCACCAAATTTATCTTCAGTCTGGCTTTGAATGAGCTAGAAGCCTTAGTTTTAAGTAACTTCTGTAAGGTCACTGTTTGCCATCAAAGACAGGTTCTGCGCATACATACGGCAGTCACACCGGAGTTTGTGGATGATTTCATCATCTATTTCAAGGAAATTTCAGGACTTACAATACAATACGTAAGTTAACTTAAAATAAGTACTCCAACTGACTCGTACCCATTAcatatttattcaaattcatTACAAATCTTTTTACTCATTTAGACAATGATTGTATGCTGTATACAAAGTGTacattgtttgtattgtgtttagGGGATTTAGGTTCCAATCCTGCTTATGGCAAAGGTTTTCCTCTGTTTTCAGGCTTTATGTCtcctttttatctcattttatttctcttaatgAATTTTAGGAGAAACTTGACAAATGCCTAAAACTGATGTGTAGATGACTCtttgttattataaaatgtgtctatgtaaagaaaatatatgtgaattgTTTTAGATGTGTTTGAATTGTGTTAGaattgtatttataattttaaacaaagcacaaagataatgttaattattgtatAGTTATAGATTAATGTGTGTAACGTGACTTAGTCATAGAGCTTTCTAGAATTGATCTTAAATTAGAGTGAAGGCTTAAATATTACCAGTTATAGCTGGTTAcaatttctaaatgttttactCTATAAGAGAATATGCACATCAATTTCTTGTGAACAAAATTAAGTGCATAAACATGTatgaataaacatataaacatgtttgtgttaatCTCTGGCACGttcttgcatgtgtgtgtgtgtgtgtgtgtgtgtgtgtgtgtgtgtgtgtgtgtgtgtgtgtgtgtgtgtgtgtgtgtgtgtgtgtgtgtgtgtgtgtgtctgtgtgtgagagtgagagagagagagagagagagagagagagaattaaggaGTATACAATATAGAACTTCTCCACTCCTAATATAAGGGTACTAATAAATAACAGTATCAGAATACTTTATTGATCTCCTCAAGGAATTTGTAGCTATTTGAGCCCAGGTTGTGCAGAATAGTACTAAAAACACCCACTTGACTGACACTATCAATATTTGTTGTCTTCTCattactacatcactacaaaaGAAAGACGAGTTTCTGCAAGGAAATGTTTGAGTATAAGCTCCATCCATTTAATACATCATCGTCTATTAGATTCAGAATAAGGTGGATATAAAGTTTGCTCTTCAAAGtctttaaaatgaagaaaataaataaataaatactgaaattaACTTAGTTCTTCTGCTCATCTATGACCAAAGATGGAAACGGAAGCAGCTGAATGATTATGTATTTGTAAATAATGATCTGATTCtataagtgtttatttaacaattaaGTAACAATTAAAGTTAATCAATTAActgctttatttaatacaaatataaatacaatgtatacagtaaattaaaAGTGAAGATAACTTACACAACCTTAGAGTACTACATCACATACATAAGATGCATAGATGTTTTCTAGttaataaattcagtttattttatccTATCCTGCATTTGCATCTGTCAGAAGGACTCCGCCACTttaagacccagcaggatagtgTCAGCCTGGACCGGCTTTTTGtggaagtatttttttttttcctggactgttgtttttttttgtgtgtgtgacatcggCGTTTGTTTCGGTGAGGGAAGCCGCTCCACTCCAATTTCCCGCAGGGGATGCCGCATCACTTCCTGCATGCGGTCGatgtcaccagcccgagttttgttttgtttttcggtGTCCTGCGACATTGCCCCGCACCTGTCCGGTGGGggacgtcgcttcacttcctgtttttccgTGGAGGACACAGCCCCACTTCTCTTTGCCCTCTCTGCCTGCctcaccatgtgccttgctACCCCCCATTTGCCtcgcctcgccgtgtgccttgctccccccgcctgcctcaccgtgtgcctttCTCCCCCCTCCTGGATCTTGTCTGGATCGTGGTCCCCTCGGATATAGTTTGATACGGGATTGGTGCATCAGGAGCCGTGtctttgtcacgtgtctgccccgcccttgtttactTCTCCccatctctgcacacctgttcctcatctgtttattgtttatggTATTTAACCGTGCTGCGCTGTCATAGAAATCTTTTGTCTGTTGTTGTCTGTCATCTTGTGTCATGTCTGGTCATGACATTCAATGTAATTTACAatgcatactttttttttatacccctGAGCCTAATTTGATGTGTCTTATGACCATAATACTGAATAGAAGTGACACAATCTATATAACGATCTACTGAAACCCCCCTCccccaaacatactgtatgttcgtTTGGTACTTGATGGAGTTGGTGGGaacaaacaccaaaacacaaCAAGTATATCTCAGTATGTTAAAGTGTAAGCATTGTacaatataaaactatatactGTCAATTTCATAAATCTTTATGATATTTATGATATTATGATGTTTACCATGAAATAGGAATTAGAATGAAACCAAACATGCTCTGAGAAACATTTTAGTTAAGGTTAGGTGAGCAGGTTTAGTTCACTTTATGCTTAAATAAATTACTGACACAATTTATAAATCTActacagtttttctttttgtcaatAGAAATGTAGTACTGATTCTAAGATCTATAGTAATTCATCAACtggaaaaagaataaatagtaatacaaaataaaaataaataaatacagaaaaatcaGCATTAGTATTTCCACAACACATTTCATCATTACCAAGAAAAGAAATTTAGAAATGCATTTTCACCTAGGTTAGATTTTACGAGGCAAAAAAGATGAAGTCATTTCTTATTCATATCATTGCAAATGAATGCAGGCTTTTGAAAAAAGGCGTAGATGTAGCTTTGCTTTTCACACTGGGGGGTTAAAgtgtatatgggtgtgtgcctttaaattggatttaaataaaataaatacattttggaaGGGAAAAGGTTACATTTGGTCAAatgattgttttaaaaaaatgacaagggGCATAACAAATGTACACAGTAACTGTTTAaactttatacacatttattgtaAGTTCAGGTACTCTGTGGACCAAAGGAGTGTTAAACACCATTTTCTATTTCCAGTGAATCCAGAGTTTCTATTTCACATAGGTTAGATTTGACTATGCATAAGCAGGCTGACAACATTTCTTATTCATGTCTTTGCAAATGTATATAGGCTTGGCTAAGGATGTTTGACTATCCGTATTGAGAATCAGGTTGGGAGTTTTAAGCAAAGAGTTACAAGATAAGGAAACTGATTTTGGACATTTGCATCAGACTGTGTTTATGTCTCACATGCTATAAGCAGCAGCTGCTTTGAGGTCAAGTGCAAgagaattaaatgtaaacaagcaaaaatatatttttgcctTCTAAACTTGAACTTTACATATCAAGCTCATAAAAACaagcacatatatatacatataacacACATGAGATTTCCAGTAGCATTTATTCGACTTTCTGTATTTAACATTTTGCATATTCTTGCtagatttgcaaataaatatttttttttccttagacagacaattttaatattgttttgtgtttggagACATATTCCCAAGCAGGCTTAGGTTTAGATCttaaaagagttaaaaaaaaaaaacacacatactgtagtcaATGGCAGAAATGGGCaagtgttgtaaaaaatcttagaaataattaaagtatttttCCTtgcaatactataaccaaagtaaagtattaggccttgcaaaatattacaattgctgtcataagacatatgtaggcgatgttgtaggccaaagaagtttattgtaatcataaacttagtaaaagtaaccagattcggggctgtcaggcctagtcagtttgagcacatttgtaataacaattacaaacttgttatgtagaatggaaaacaccatggttcccagaccttagctcataaattgttatggaaaatgaagaagaagcattggcatgctctttttgggggttttcatttgttactttcaacctggcaatttctcttacaacattgttggctgattgaccacaataaagaagtttgctcattcttatccaggtctgaggagttttctcagtgttttttgtagtaattatagagttatcaATTAAGTccaactaaaacagtctttagtaaccaaaaagtttaagtgtggagatcaccctgcaaTGTGTCCACGCGCAGTCggagctgggggcgtttatctataacggctgaaagccgcaaagacggcaaacaaaagcagtgaaatgtcactattcttattaccagagttgtagcacaaacaaaatattaatgcaaacaatccattaaatactaaataaaaataacatttattgatttggtctttgtctagtgaatatttttttttattattaatgactgcattcattggacacactgtttgtagggaatgcacacatacatgaactgatttgattcaagattggcatcatgaataaaattttggtgtccacttttaccattttaaataataccataacttttcgcttactatgtagtcatatagtataatataaactcttcttgttttaaattctcactgagggctaaaccccctaaagatgaaaccctagaaccgcccctgctctaccgaaaatcactgaaattttactttatacttttacttcaaatacttaagtacattaaatatcagaaaattacttttgatacttaagtacagtatatatcagatactttaagacttttacttgagtaatattctaaaaggtgactttcacttctaccaaagtctttttctagtaggatacttgtacttttattcaagtattgctttctactactttatacaacactgtttgaactgtcgttgtgttttcggatttgttaatgtgttttcggatttgttgttttgttttcggatttgttaatgtgttctcggatttgttaatttgttttcgaatttgttaatgtgttctcggatttgttaatgtgttttcggatttgttaatttgttttcggatttcttAATGTGTtctcagatttgttaatgtgttttcggatttgttttcggatttgttaatgtgttctcggatttgttaatgtgttttcggatttgttaatttgtatTCAGagttgttaatgtgtttttggatttgttgttttgttttcggatttgttattgtgttttgcacttcttggcCACCGTAAGTTACATAGCATAATCACTTTGCTGTAAACCCTATGGACCAGCATTGTACCAAATAATTACAGCACCTGTGATTTGCTTTTCTGATGTAAAATAATTCTACTTTTTTGAGAGTTCCTGTAAATCGCATGACAAATTTGATTCCTCATCTAATTAATTTCTACATCTTGTGCTGGGTGCACAAGTTAAGTTCTACACAATAacattaatatgtaatattgatttaaaaaggaaatagaTTACTTACAGTGTAtgcataattatatttataaaatacttaTACTAACATATGCAGACAGAAAGATGTAGTTATGTTtcagaaatattatataaaaacagcaTAACTGACACTGGAATGtactgttataggaaaacaaaTTAGAGTTACTGTTATAACTATGGAACATATAGAAAATAGCAAATAGAAATATACTATTACAATAGTATGTATAGCATGTAGACATATCTGTATAATATAGTCATTttgggattttttatttaagattgAGGATTATTTTAACATACAACAcgacataaaaaagaaagatataatatatatttgtgtttattttgtgtatttcattTTACAAAAGTTCAATCAGTAATAAGGACATTATAGGCAGAAATCTGTATAATGTagtatttattttcagttactCATCTAAGATTGCTTGATTAGTTTCTTGCTTTAAacatacaacacaaaacaagacaaaataaatataaaaaaaattaaaaatgagagagagaaagagaggttgATTGTgttatataattgtgtgtgtattttatttacagttcatTAATAATGACACAATCAAGTCtccattttcaattcaattcaattcaagtttatttgtatagcgcattttacaatagacattgtctcaaagcagctttacagaacataaacatagagcagaaggtaaacataattaatgatataggaaataacgaataataaaagaaataagaattaacagaataaaaattctagattattattagatgtatatagttcacagtgtgtatgtatttattcccccatgagcaagtctgaggtgactcaggcagcagtggcaaggaaaaactcccttaaattggtaaaggaagaaaccttgagaggaaccggactcaagggggacccatcctcatatgggtgacacggggggtgtgattgtaatatacagtcagttaaatgttgtattggtgtaaggttcaaggacttctgatctcctgagtaccacagagtctaactggagatgtctcaggattcttagagtcggcctcggctcagtggacgtccaaatgCTTCgtacagaggacgttgggagctggtacagtgtctggatgcctcgggataggtacaaagagagaagcagtggaaagggattaacatatctgctgttcataaaaatgtgctggtctgaagtactggtgcatgatattatgggatgtattatgtgtacgcctgactaaagagatgagtttttaatctacatttaaactgggaaagtgtgtctgcgccccgaacactatcaggaagactgttccaaagtttgggagctaagtaagaaaacgctctaccacctttagtagacttagatattctgggaactaccaaaagtcctgagttttgtgatctcagagagcgtgaaggattgtaacgtgttagaagactagttagatacatgggaactaaaccattaagagccttgtacgtaagtagcagcagtttgtagtcaattctatacttaacaggtagccagtgtagagatgataaaattggggttatatggtcatactttcttgtcctagtgagaactctggcagctgcattttggactaactgtaacctatttattaaagatgcaggacaaccacctagtaatgcattgcaatagtccagtctagaggtcatgaacgcatgaactagcttctcagcatcagatacagacaggatgtttctcagcttggcaatgtttctaaggtggaagaaggctgttttggtagtatgggcgatatgatttttaaaagacaagttactgtctaatataacaccgaggtctttcactgtcgagctgcttgtaacagtacatccctctaaatgggagttaagttgtgagagtttctgtgcactggtttttggacctatgagtagtatttctgtcttatcggagtttaacaatagaaagttgcagctcatccagtcttttatctctctaaggcactgagttaatttggacactgtggctatttcatctggttttgatgagatatataactgtgtgtcatcagcataacaatggaaactaatcccatgtcttctaataatgttccctaatggaagcatgtatatagagaaaagcagaggttctagaactgatccttgagggaccccataattaactggtagtaaactggaggattcaccatttaattctacaaaatggtatcggtcagacaggtaggatctaaaccagcttaaagcctgaccatggatacctgtgtaatattgtaagcgatccagaagaatgttgtggtctatagtgtcgaatgcagcactaaggtcaagtagaactaatagtgacatacagtcttggtccgaagctaagaacaagtcgtttgtaactttaacaagtgcagtttctgtgctatgatggggcctgaaacctgactgaaactcttcaaggatgtttctctcctgtaagaaggagctcagttgaacagacacaaccttttcaagtattttagacataaacggaaggtgtgagataggtctgtaatttgatagttcattagggtctaagttaggttttttgatgagtggcctaataactgccaacttaaaagacttcgggacgtaacctaaagataacgaggagttaatgatattaagaagaggctcaccagctttatgtaacacttctttcagtagtttagttgggatggggtctagtgaacatgttgttgatttagctgtagtaataagtttatctaactcttcctgtcctgtacttgtaaagctgtgtaaagccttaggtgagattgtgtcactggttgctctcatatgttgagcgtcacct harbors:
- the LOC113644370 gene encoding uncharacterized protein LOC113644370 translates to MTQSSLHFVSWNTNGIKDTTRSPQKFSKLLDSLSNLHADVAFIQETHVGTNNYQILEDVPGWSSYFTVHSSRSKGVAILIKDSVPFEYICHDEDYSGGYIVLFCKLYGELYTLVNVYNHKADRNVLGRLKEYLMETAEGVLVVGGDFNTVLHPSFDRRSNSEATCPPRCSASLEDFTVSLKLRDIWSYNHPTDEVFTRHQNDSYSRIDMFFLPDHKMGRVANINVAHNEAEVQGLSDHHPLILELTVQRRPKTKLPKVASALPEPFTYIPDRRPGKISGAEILSAIKSLTDVGEHSLDNDVKYYKKQQCQLSETLKTEYNTLIKNKDVVNICLFNVKHLIFSQILAKRLSESISPSFKRKIETNLGPFITVTFETGPQKIKWSFLATKLKMLHLEMTKLKHISSVFTLELDMLDYLLSKEQDSSELRLLKPGCPLTKFIFSLALNELEALVLSNFCKVTVCHQRQVLRIHTAVTPEFVDDFIIYFKEISGLTIQYVS